The nucleotide sequence ttattcctttatttttttcatttatttcttttatttatgtatttttttttattattttttattttttttttttattttttttttattcgttttttttattcatttttttttttgttataattttttatttttcttttatttttttattattagttttttactattttttttattatttatatttattcatttttttatttattgtaattttttatttgcttttttttaattatttattttgtatttttaaattttatttattgtttgtatatatttttttatttatttatgttttcttatacaattttttgtattttgtatattgttttatattttgttttatatatttttatacttttttattatttttatttttttttatttttttatttttttattttttttttttttatttttttattattagttttttactatttttttattattatttatatttattcatttttttatttattgtaattttttatttgcttttttttttaattatttattttgtatttttaaattttatttgtttatatatatttttttatttatttatgttttcttatacacttttttgtattttttttatcttgttttatattttgttttatacttttttatttctttttattttttttttatttttttttttatttttttattaatattttttaaattttttttctttgattttatttttttttttatttttttttttttttaattttttttctataattttatttttttattcatttatttttgtttatgtgtattttatttgtttataatttacttcACACATCGCAAGCTATTTCACTCACCTGCGCACCGCTGCAATTGTTTccttatttttgaatttacgaAAACTGTCTGTGTATGCATATGTCTTCATAAAAACCTCAGAGAACTCCTGCTCTTCATCCGCAGATTCGTTCTGTCGTTTACGATGGTCCAGTAACATATGAACTTCAGAGATGAGCAAAGTCTCGGCATTTTCAAATTCTGTAAagcacaaaaataaaagtaaattattagttttcatatttaaataacaTCTGGTAGCAAAAATATGCAGGTGAAGCACAAGTGAAACGATAGCTGAGACTAACATCTATAAATAATTGTCAATTGATTTTGGTTCAGGTTGttattgtaacagcataaaactattcccatacatttttgtggattgctgctgaagtgacagcctTTGACCGGATTCAAATCCGTAACGTTGAACTGACTGTCGAAAACATGCTGTGAGACGCAGCAATTCGTAGGTCACGTCGGCCCATTTATGTGTCCATTCTTAATCAGGAAATCGTATATTTGACGCGTTTTGTTGACATCAATCTTTATTAAACGTCGGGCGTCGGCCAAACGCAAATTacccattttcatattttccgctactaaaatgtttttataatccATATATGCTTGCGGTGCTATGCGCTCAACACTGCAAAGCTTTCGTTCGTCTTCGGTGAGACGCGTGTAGCCAGGCATACCTGTACAGAGAAATAAATCTGTTTATTAGagtgcattaaaaaattatcataagTCTGCGACAAACCAATAATATCCATGGGCCCGGCTTTCTTTCTGGGATTTGTAACTCCATTGGACATTGCGAAAGGATTCGGTACCAATTTGTGCGTGCTTGGTATTAACTTACGCCAATCGTGCAGTTGGCGATATGTCTCATTTTTCGCACGATCGCGTTGCTGTTGTAAACGACGTTTCTTTAATTTGAAGTATAAGGCACCAGCTGCAAGTGTGCGCACGCCATTCTGACGCAGCTCATATAGCCTATTAGTGTGGTGAAAGCGTTagtaagtataaaaaataactaaatatttaataaatttctacCTATAGATGGTTTTCTGCACATCCGAGAAATATTTTAGCGATTCAACGAGCATATCAAATTTAATTGGGTTGCAGATTTGCATAAAAGAAAGAAAGCGATTGCAGTTTGCTTCGGAGCCAAGCGCGTCCGCGTACTTTGACATCCAGCCCAGCGTGCGATTTGGCATAATCAGTCCGTGATCGCGCATTATTCGATACCTGCGTAGACGTTCCCTGAAATTATGATAACAAATCTAAGTATTTATAGCTATTGGATTTGATGTAAATTGCACATTTGCATACCTCAACCGATTATTATATGCGCGCACCACCGCCAATTGTAACTCTTCATTCACAACGCGACTGCTTTCGTCAAAGTAATGCTCATCGTCGTCAGTGGCAGTTATTGCGGCAAAACTTTCCTGCATGATTGTCGTTAACAGGCCTTCAGCCGAGTTATCGTAAGGAGTATCGAAGTCACCACGTGCGCACCTATACCCCGCCATCATTTTAAATTGCATTGTAGCCGTCTCATCACTGCGTGGCGGATCAACGGAACGCATCTTAACCAAATACGGCATGCGTTCGGGAAAATAAGCATTCCTCGCGTGCGTCAGCCCAAGCAGTCGTTCAAAAATTCCACCAAAATAGAAATTATGGTAGTGTTGGCGACATTCCTCAACGTTGTGACGGTAATGTAATGCATGTGCAACTGCCTCCCAATTGCCATAGCCCTTTTTCTCTAGTGTGTGCAACAAAATACGCTCATCCTTCGCAGTCCAACCATTGGCGCCAGGGAATACCTGTATGTCGTCACGCACAATCACGTATGAATGTGTGTTAAGATGCGTCGCAGTCTCACGCCCGTGCGCGAAGCATTGCATACATAGCAGCGTATGCTCGCAGTCGggacattttatgtatggttcGTACAAATCGCAATTGCAAGTGCTGCAGCGCTCAGTGTTATTCACACCCGCTTCAATGTAATCGGCATAGTATTTCTGGGCAGCTTTGCTGCGCGCTTCCAATGCCTTGTTGAACGTTTCGGAGTGGTAGTAAGCCGTGACATACTTTGTGTCAGATTTGGAACGAACTTTGGTGACGCTTTGATGCTGGTTCGGCTCACTTCTCGGAGCGGTTGTTCTAGATAAATTGTTTGGAACTTCTAACTCAACTACAAgatgaaaataatcaaaaatatttttgcgccCAATGGTATcgcatacattttataaatacatatttgtcaCTGCTCGTTTCACTTGTGGAACTCATTTGCCGAAAATGTACTTCTCACTTACCCTTTGGAAATTGAAGATCTGCCGCATCTTCTTCGACCATATCCACTGGATTCATGAACGACATTTTTGActatatttgtaattttaactCTTTAAAAACGGGTTTAATGTTTTAAGTGAACTATTCGAGAATggttagagaaaaaaattaaactgccGAAGTGGCTTTGGCATTTCTGACAACTAATAATTCGGGAGCTGCCACATTTGTAGAAAAGGGATATTTTAGGTGCCTGTCCTCACTAACTCCCTTTATAAGAAAGTGTTCAGAGAGAGAAATTGGATAATATTGAGAGGTGTAAAAAGCAATGCAACCCTGTTCCATTATTTTGGACGAGAATTAGCcagtaaatatatttcttagaaCTTTACAGTTTCCGTTTTCAGGAGACAAGGATAACTATCCAATTGAGAGTGTACCGAcaaaaataagtcaaaaaaTTGCCGTAGTGGACCCAATCGAGTTGGGAAGAcgtcaatttttataattccaaatctgtaaatatgaaTACAACACATAAATAAGGCCACATAAAACTATATTACTTAACCATATTTGTATAAATGTTAATGTATCGGATCAATATATATGAATCTAACCTCCAATTTACTGGTGAATATGTAAAATCCTGCTAATTTAAGTAATTTACTCTCATATTGTCGTTCTCATGATCACGTTGTCAAATTTTTCTACACGAAATATATGATTTCATTTTCTCAACAAccagttaaatatttatttaacactcTATAATTTTAAGATGTGGCAGCACTAAAGGATATAAAGGAATTTGTGAAAATTCGGTACTCAGGTAAGCAGGTAGCAAGAATAATTGTATACAATACCATTGAATACCCCGAAAACAAAAGGAGGTGAAATTACTTCTTTGTGAAGACGAAAACTAGGCACGCGGcccttcgttttcattagtttgttttgtttaaaggTCACAATATTACCacaccattcactgaatttttacaaacatgCAATTTCTCTTCTGAATCGAAGAGGTCTATTGGTGATTTTTAATGAacgtttaaggggttatacgcagttatgaagcaaataaaagacgggttgtcaaggatttatcctgaagaaacttcagaatattttaatttgaaaatttttggcggttataaaagcatccttcaagaacgtaacaaaattttttatttatgaaaatgttgattatagagcgcgctgcaggcgatttctggaacctcctttaaaaaaagacgatttacggtgtacatcgtaactcaggattggattatctgaaatcaaaaaaccaaacaaattttgttaatatataagattatctagtaattaatcgttcggctaatcaaaatagtgaactttcacaaaatggcagcttttaaaagaaatgatttcgatttttacgttaaaatttggccgtaaattgattataaaatggaaaataagtatcagatttacaaaaggaacgattaattactagaaaatgtatctttaaagattgagttaaaacggttgaccgatcaaacaagccgttttcgagatatcgtgtacaccgacttgaaaaatgccgttttgaaaaaaacacgtttaaagtttcaatacctaccttaaaacgtgccgaggcatctctacatatttaggtataactccgaaagtattgcttagatctacttcaaatttcgtgcgtatacttttgaatatatgtacattacaaaaatgcaataaaaaaaatcgatttttttgaaagtcataactgcgtatagcCCCTTAAAAGGCAATAGCAACGGAGCAGCTGATTCGCTGCTGCAGACAgttcagaaaagaaaatatgtttaaaaaggAGAGAAAAACTCTCACTAACACtttgttattaaaatacaatgacagAAAACTTTAATCCgcttcctttttttaaattcggttTTTCATGTGTTATCCATATCCTCTTTACTTTTGGTTGAGTGAAAAGGACAACTTCTTCAAATTGTTTGGATGTATCTTTATTTTCTCGATTGTAACTGCTAAATTCCAAGTCTCTTAGTAATCTACGCGTTATTCTATTATTCCTTATGAGTAATTTTCTAGCGTCATTTTTCCATCATTCACCTATGTTTCTAAATATACCCAACCTCCTTTTCCTACTTTCTGTCACTTCTTAAATTTACACAAGGATATCATTCTCTGAATGATAGATCACAAGATTTGTTCGGCCGAAGTAGACGTCCTCTGTTACTTTCAGCATCACATGTTGGTTGCATGCGCATAAGCTGAATGATCTACAACTTACCTGTTGCACAagcattattttgtaaatttaaatattcatcCGAAACACCCTGCGCTAGTATTTTCCAAATGTCACCTACAGATGTGTAATTATCTTGAAATATGACGGATAGGTGTCGcgcttgttttatttttcttatttttattcattcaattcgtaaataaaataatgactgCTTCAGacgaaattacacaaaaaataagtttaacGCTATTGAATGGCACCGGCTATGTGTTTAACGTGGATGGTGAGCAAAACTAATTAATAAAGCACAATATAAATTACCTTTTTTACTCCATTTAACAGACTACA is from Anastrepha ludens isolate Willacy chromosome 4, idAnaLude1.1, whole genome shotgun sequence and encodes:
- the LOC128860576 gene encoding DNA-directed RNA polymerase II subunit Rpb4 isoform X1, producing the protein MSFMNPVDMVEEDAADLQFPKEFENAETLLISEVHMLLDHRKRQNESADEEQEFSEVFMKTYAYTDSFRKFKNKETIAAVRSLLMQKKLHKFELAALGNLCPEAPEEAKALIPSLEGRFEDEELRQILDDIGTKRSLQY
- the LOC128860576 gene encoding transcriptional adapter 2A isoform X2, with the protein product MSFMNPVDMVEEDAADLQFPKVELEVPNNLSRTTAPRSEPNQHQSVTKVRSKSDTKYVTAYYHSETFNKALEARSKAAQKYYADYIEAGVNNTERCSTCNCDLYEPYIKCPDCEHTLLCMQCFAHGRETATHLNTHSYVIVRDDIQVFPGANGWTAKDERILLHTLEKKGYGNWEAVAHALHYRHNVEECRQHYHNFYFGGIFERLLGLTHARNAYFPERMPYLVKMRSVDPPRSDETATMQFKMMAGYRCARGDFDTPYDNSAEGLLTTIMQESFAAITATDDDEHYFDESSRVVNEELQLAVVRAYNNRLRERLRRYRIMRDHGLIMPNRTLGWMSKYADALGSEANCNRFLSFMQICNPIKFDMLVESLKYFSDVQKTIYRLYELRQNGVRTLAAGALYFKLKKRRLQQQRDRAKNETYRQLHDWRKLIPSTHKLVPNPFAMSNGVTNPRKKAGPMDIIGMPGYTRLTEDERKLCSVERIAPQAYMDYKNILVAENMKMGNLRLADARRLIKIDVNKTRQIYDFLIKNGHINGPT